From Triticum aestivum cultivar Chinese Spring chromosome 4A, IWGSC CS RefSeq v2.1, whole genome shotgun sequence, a single genomic window includes:
- the LOC123087970 gene encoding dormancy-associated protein homolog 3 produces the protein MGLLDQLWDETVAGPRPDHGLGRLRKYSSFSTSTPAAADVAPAVTRSITIARPPSLSLPSGESNSVPSSPASGPDSPLAAATSSTARVDGWRAFRPKSKMANVDVVQSEATVGPRSPTVYDWVVISSLDR, from the exons ATGGGGCTCCTCGACCAGCTCTGGGACGAAACGGTCGCCGGCCCGCGGCCGGACCACGGCCTCGGCAGGCTCCGCAAGTACTCCTCCTTCTCGACCTCCACCCCGGCGGCCGCGGACGTCGCGCCGGCGGTGACCCGCAGCATCACCATCGCCCGGCCACCGTCCCTCTCTCTCCCGTCCGGCGAATCAAACTCCGTGCCGTCATCACCGGCCAGTGGGCCGGACTCTCCGTTGGCAGCAG CTACCAGTAGCACGGCGAGGGTGGACGGCTGGAGGGCGTTCCGCCCGAAATCCAAGATGGCCAACGTCGACGTCGTCCAGTCGGAGGCCACCGTCGGGCCCAGGAGCCCCACCGTGTACGACTG GGTGGTGATCAGTTCATTGGACCGATGA